Proteins encoded by one window of Arabidopsis thaliana chromosome 2, partial sequence:
- the ZAP1 gene encoding zinc-dependent activator protein-1 (zinc-dependent activator protein-1 (ZAP1); CONTAINS InterPro DOMAIN/s: DNA-binding WRKY (InterPro:IPR003657); BEST Arabidopsis thaliana protein match is: WRKY family transcription factor family protein (TAIR:AT4G26640.2); Has 5944 Blast hits to 3097 proteins in 197 species: Archae - 0; Bacteria - 0; Metazoa - 9; Fungi - 0; Plants - 5898; Viruses - 0; Other Eukaryotes - 37 (source: NCBI BLink).): protein MAEVGKVLASDMELDHSNETKAVDDVVATTDKAEVIPVAVTRTETVVESLESTDCKELEKLVPHTVASQSEVDVASPVSEKAPKVSESSGALSLQSGSEGNSPFIREKVMEDGYNWRKYGQKLVKGNEFVRSYYRCTHPNCKAKKQLERSAGGQVVDTVYFGEHDHPKPLAGAVPINQDKRSDVFTAVSKGEQRIDIVSLIYKLCIVSYDIMFVEKTSGSSVQTLRQTEPPKIHGGLHVSVIPPADDVKTDISQSSRITGDNTHKDYNSPTAKRRKKGGNIELSPVERSTNDSRIVVHTQTLFDIVNDGYRWRKYGQKSVKGSPYPRSYYRCSSPGCPVKKHVERSSHDTKLLITTYEGKHDHDMPPGRVVTHNNMLDSEVDDKEGDANKTPQSSTLQSITKDQHVEDHLRKKTKTNGFEKSLDQGPVLDEKLKEEIKERSDANKDHAANHAKPEAKSDDKTTVCQEKAVGTLESEEQKPKTEPAQS from the exons ATGGCTGAGGTGGGAAAAGTTCTGGCTAGTGATATGGAGTTAGACCATTCAAATGAGACTAAAGCAGTGGATGATGTTGTTGCCACTACTGATAAAGCGGAGGTCATACCAGTGGCTGTAACTAGAACTGAAACCGTTGTTGAAAGTTTGGAATCTACTGACTGTAAGGAGCTTGAAAAACTTGTTCCACATACGGTAGCTTCGCAGTCGGAAGTAGATGTTGCTTCCCCGGTATCCGAGAAAGCACCGAAGGTTTCTGAAAGTAGCGGTGCATTATCTTTGCAGTCTGGTTCGGAAGGGAATAGTCCTTTTATTCGTGAGAAGGTTATGGAAGACGGATACAACTGGCGGAAATATGGACAGAAACTTGTGAAAGGAAATGAGTTTGTAAGGAGCTATTACAGGTGCACTCACCCTAACTGCAAAGCGAAAAAACAGTTGGAACGGTCTGCGGGTGGACAAGTCGTGGATACCGTTTACTTTGGGGAACATGATCACCCAAAGCCTCTTGCTGGTGCTGTTCCTATCAATCAGGATAAGCGAAGTGATGTCTTCACAGCTGTTAGTAAAGGTGAACAAAGAATAGATATAGTTTCTCTAATTTATAAGCTGTGCATTGTTTCTTATGATATCATGTTTGTAGAGAAAACATCTGGATCCAGTGTTCAGACACTTCGTCAAACCGAACCACCAAAGATCCATGGAGGATTACATGTTTCAGTTATTCCACCAGCTGATGATGTGAAAACTGATATTTCACAATCAAGTAGGATAACGGGGGACAACACTCACAAGGATTATAATAGTCCTACCGCAAAGCGAAG GAAGAAAGGAGGGAACATTGAGCTGAGTCCAGTGGAGAGGTCAACCAATGATTCACGCATTGTGGTTCACACTCAGACTCTGTTTGATATTGTGAATGATGGGTACCGATGGCGTAAATATGGTCAGAAATCAGTAAAAGGCAGCCCATATCCAAG GAGCTACTATAGATGTTCAAGCCCTGGATGCCCCGTCAAGAAACACGTAGAGAGGTCATCTCATGACACAAAGTTGCTTATAACAACTTACGAGGGAAAACACGACCACGATATGCCTCCAGGAAGAGTTGTTACTCATAATAACATGCTGGACTCGGAAGTTGATGATAAAGAAGGAGATGCCAACAAGACTCCACAGAGCTCAACTCTTCAATCCATTACAAAAGACCAGCATGTCGAAGATCacttaagaaagaaaacgaagacTAATGGCTTTGAGAAAAGTCTTGATCAAGGTCCAGTTTTGGATGAGAAGCTGAAGGaggaaataaaagagagatcaGATGCAAACAAAGATCACGCAGCCAATCACGCCAAGCCGGAAGCAAAGTCAGATGATAAAACCACTGTTTGTCAAGAGAAGGCAGTAGGAACCCTGGAGAGCGAGGAACAAAAACCCAAGACAGAGCCTGCCCAAAGCTAA
- a CDS encoding uncharacterized protein (unknown protein; Has 14 Blast hits to 14 proteins in 7 species: Archae - 0; Bacteria - 0; Metazoa - 3; Fungi - 0; Plants - 6; Viruses - 0; Other Eukaryotes - 5 (source: NCBI BLink).), giving the protein MSFDEGLVYESDPDDLEYEYLGSDVESENVGGENRSSGDDDSVVKNEGDDKGDYDDSDERDDRGGDRDLRFD; this is encoded by the coding sequence ATGTCTTTCGATGAAGGGTTAGTGTATGAGAGTGACCCAGATGATCTCGAGTACGAATATCTGGGGAGTGATGTCGAGAGTGAAAATGTTGGTGGTGAAAACAGAAGTTCGGGGGACGATGATAGTGTGGTTAAGAATGAGGGAGACGACAAGGGAGATTACGACGATTCCGATGAAAGAGATGACAGAGGTGGTGATAGAGACTTACGTTTCgattaa
- a CDS encoding Aminotransferase-like, plant mobile domain family protein — MDVLANPGPLKDIVLYDQEKHVSSAVWDGQERGALRCHEHTSKLGEWKLKPKQIELVERAGFGFLRRIPAISLDNPLISALVERWRRETNTFHFTVGEMTVTLEDIALLLGLGIDGKPVIGLTYTTCSAVCERYLGKSPASNSASGGMVKLSWLKDNFSECPDDASFEEVERRTRAYLLYLVGSTIFSTTTGNKVPVMYLPLFEDFDDAGTFAWGAAALAFLYRALGNASVKSQSTICGCLTLLQCWSYYHLNIGRPKLNREPIHDQFPFVLKWKGKQNGPTANRDVVFYRKALDVMKPTDVVWLPYENMNGGDMSDRMRKSLLLGRSKTMLISFDKAERHLPDRCRKQFDLFQDIPADVQRWVRKSRGVDGGVDLSNKMESELSEWEMRWENIVPDDVQGVDEADYMRWYLGITRKIVGRPISLSSEFQRTISNVRDILELAENFQIHDLDLERGNMISRIIGLAQDCLRDQVGVTATPETQQQIELGKRMRGKERVRRKGMGKRRKGIDPMEDYGGSEDESQFGPLVEVGQMHLPLSHTNSVYDGTHMYDAVTKVDDMELCDTIPQLPETQDIHKIEGSLLDDTDKFVEESKLQEEFDGEEPTESYDVKKEDKESKVEDDDAAKGFSDVSGEENANREEEDETEMGESVAESSSLDRRGENTVVA, encoded by the exons ATGGATGTCTTAGCGAATCCAGGTCCACTTAAGGACATTGTGTTATATGATCAAGAGAAACATGTTTCATCTGCTGTTTGGGATGGCCAG GAGCGAGGTGCGTTGAGGTGTCATGAGCATACATCAAAGTTGGGTGAGTGGAAGCTTAAACCAAAGCAGATAGAATTGGTGGAGAGAgctggttttgggtttttgagaCGGATCCCTGCTATTAGTCTTGATAACCCTCTTATCTCTGCGTTGGTTGAGCGATGGAGGAGAGAGACCAACACTTTTCACTTCACTGTTGGGGAAATGACTGTGACTCTTGAGGACATTGCCTTGTTACTGGGATTGGGGATTGATGGTAAACCTGTCATTGGATTAACGTATACAACTTGTTCTGCGGTATGTGAGAGGTACTTAGGAAAGTCACCAGCATCTAATTCCGCTAGTGGTGGGATGGTTAAGCTTAGCTGGTTGAAAGATAATTTCTCTGAATGTCCTGATGATGCATCTTTTGAAGAAGTTGAGCGCCGTACACGGGCTTACCTTTTGTACTTAGTAGGGAGTACCATCTTCTCTACAACCACTGGAAACAAGGTGCCTGTTATGTATCTTCCGCTGTTTGAGGATTTTGATGATGCTGGAACATTTGCTTGGGGTGCTGCTGCTTTGGCTTTCTTGTATAGAGCACTTGGGAATGCTTCTGTTAAATCCCAAAGCACGATATGTGGTTGCTTGACGCTATTACAG TGTTGGAGTTACTATCACTTAAACATTGGCAGGCCAAAGCTGAATCGTGAGCCCATCCATGATCAGTTCCCATTTGTGCTTAAGTGGAAGGGGAAGCAAAATGGTCCTACAGCAAACCGTGATGTGGTCTTTTACCGCAAAGCATTGGACGTCATGAAGCCAACTGAT GTGGTGTGGCTTCCgtatgaaaatatgaatggAGGAGATATGTCAGACCGTATGAGAAAGTCTCTGCTGCTGGGTAGATCGAAAACAATGCTGATATCTTTTGACAAGGCGGAGAGACATCTGCCTGATCGCTGTCGCAAACAATTTGACTTGTTTCAAGACATCCCAGCAGATGTGCAAAGGTGGGTAAGAAAGTCTCGGGGAGTTGATGGAGGGGTTGACCTGTCGAATAAAATGGAATCAGAGTTAAGCGAATGGGAAATGAGGTGGGAAAACATTGTACCTGACGATGTCCAAGGTGTTGACGAAGCAGACTACATGAGGTGGTATCTGGGAATTACCCGAAAAATTGTAGGAAGGcccatctctctctcaagcGAGTTTCAAAGAACG ATTTCAAATGTGAGGGATATATTGGAGTTAGCTGAGAATTttcaaatacatgatttgGACCTTGAAAGAGGCAACATGATTTCACGGATTATAGGCCTTGCGCAAGATTGCTTGAGAGATCAAGTTGGGGTAACGGCTACACCAGAAACCCAGCAGCAGATTGAACTTGGGAAAAGAATGCGCGGTAAAGAAAGGGTGAGAAGGAAGGGGAtgggaaagagaagaaaaggtaTTGATCCAATGGAAGATTATGGAGGTAGTGAAGATGAATCCCAGTTTGGACCTTTGGTTGAGGTTGGTCAGATGCATTTACCGCTTAGTCATACAAACTCGGTTTACGATGGAACACATATGTATGATGCTGTCACCAAAGTTGATGATATGGAGCTTTGCGACACCATCCCTCAATTGCCTGAGACTCAAGACATACACAAGATTGAAGGGTCATTGCTAGACGACACAGACAAGTTTGTTGAGGAGAGTAAGTTACAAGAAGAGTTTGATGGCGAGGAGCCAACTGAGAGCTATGatgtgaagaaagaagataaagaatcaaaggttgaagatgatgatgcagCAAAGGGCTTTAGTGATGTGAGCGGTGAAGAAAACGCGaacagagaggaagaagatgaaacagagaTGGGAGAAAGTGTTGCAGAGTCGTCTTCTCTTGATAGAAGAGGAGAGAACACTGTGGTGGCTTGA
- a CDS encoding Acyl-CoA N-acyltransferases (NAT) superfamily protein has product MVTRMATKVSLEGKRVVLVPYMAEHVPKYHQWMQDSALLEATGSEPLSLEQEYEMQLSWTQDPNKRTFIVLDKDFVKGDLAHGQPHVEAMTGDVNIYMNDVDDPKVAEVEIMIAEPRSRGKGLGKESVLIMMAYGVKNLEIHKFTAKIGESNTASLSLFRKLVQQLNLLSQMYVLHCLCLQRKMAKHTLLFVKRVSRSLLTAVSSKR; this is encoded by the exons atggtgaCAAGAATGGCGACGAAGGTGAGTTTGGAAGGGAAGAGAGTGGTTTTGGTACCGTACATGGCGGAACATGTACCAAAGTACCATCAATGGATGCAAGATTCGGCTCTTCTTGAAGCTACGGGATCTGAGCCGTTGAGTCTTGAGCAAGAGTATGAGATGCAGCTTTCTTGGACTCAAGATCCCAATA agCGGACTTTCATTGTCTTGGACAAGGATTTCGTTAAGGGAGACCTGGCTCATGGCCAACCTCATGTAGAAG CAATGACAGGTGATGTGAACATTTACATGAATGATGTGGATGATCCAAAGGTTGCAGAAGTTGAAATAATGATAGCTGAGCCCAGAAG CCGTGGTAAAGGACTAGGAAAGGAATCTGTGTTGATAATGATGGCTTATGGTGTCAAGAACTTGGAGATTCACAAGTTTACAGCCAAAATTGGGGAATCAAACACAGCTTCCCTCAGCTTATTCCGCAAACTAGTACAACAACTCAATCTCTTGTCTCAAATGTATGTGCTCCATTGCCTGTGTTTACAAAGGAAAATGGCTAAACACACTTTGTTGTTTGTTAAAAGGGTTTCGAGGAGTCTTCTTACAGCGGTATCTTCAAAGAGGTAA
- a CDS encoding Auxin-responsive family protein (Auxin-responsive family protein; CONTAINS InterPro DOMAIN/s: Cytochrome b561, eukaryote (InterPro:IPR004877), Uncharacterised conserved protein UCP037471 (InterPro:IPR017214), Protein of unknown function DUF568, DOMON-like (InterPro:IPR007613), DOMON related (InterPro:IPR005018), Cytochrome b561/ferric reductase transmembrane (InterPro:IPR006593); BEST Arabidopsis thaliana protein match is: Auxin-responsive family protein (TAIR:AT3G25290.2); Has 646 Blast hits to 646 proteins in 111 species: Archae - 0; Bacteria - 4; Metazoa - 94; Fungi - 69; Plants - 456; Viruses - 0; Other Eukaryotes - 23 (source: NCBI BLink).) has product MATLILSFLLLLLATKLPESLAGHCTTTTATKSFEKCISLPTQQASIAWTYHPHNATLDLCFFGTFISPSGWVGWGINPDSPAQMTGSRVLIAFPDPNSGQLILLPYVLDSSVKLQKGPLLSRPLDLVRLSSSSASLYGGKMATIRNGASVQIYASVKLSSNNTKIHHVWNRGLYVQGYSPTIHPTTSTDLSSFSTFDVTSGFATVNQNSGSRALKVTHGVVNAISWGFLLPAGAVTARYLRQMQSIGPTWFYIHAAIQLTGFLLGTIGFSIGIVLGHNSPGVTYGLHRSLGIATFTAAALQTLALLFRPKTTNKFRRYWKSYHHFVGYACVVMGVVNVFQGFEVLREGRSYAKLGYCLCLSTLVGVCVAMEVNSWVVFCRKAKEEKMKRDGLTGVDRCSGSHS; this is encoded by the exons ATGGCGACTTTGATTCTATcattcttgcttcttcttctagcaACAAAGCTTCCTGAATCACTAGCTGGTCACTGCACCACCACGACGGCGACGAAAAGCTTCGAGAAATGTATCTCTCTTCCAACACAACAAGCGTCAATCGCGTGGACATACCATCCACACAACGCTACTCTCGACCTTTGTTTCTTTGGAACTTTCATCTCACCTTCCGGGTGGGTTGGATGGGGGATTAACCCGGATTCCCCGGCGCAGATGACTGGTTCTCGTGTCCTCATCGCCTTTCCAGATCCGAATTCTGGTCAGCTCATCCTCCTTCCTTACGTTCTTGACTCTTCAGTCAAGCTTCAGAAAGGTCCTCTGCTTTCCCGTCCGCTTGACCTTGTCcgtctctcttcctcctctgcttctctctACGGTGGTAAAATGGCCACTATCCGTAATGGTGCTTCCGTTCAGATTTATGCCTCTGTTAAGCTCTCCTCGAACAATACTAAGATCCACCATGTTTGGAACAGAGGTCTTTATGTCCAAGGTTACTCTCCCACCATTCATCCTACTACTTCCACCGATCTCTCCTCCTTCTCCACCTTTGATGTCACTTCAG GATTTGCAACTGTTAATCAAAACAGCGGTTCCCGAGCTTTAAAAGTGACTCACGGAGTAGTCAACGCGATATCGTGGGGTTTTCTCCTCCCGGCGGGAGCAGTAACAGCTAGATACCTCCGCCAAATGCAATCAATAGGACCCACTTGGTTCTACATCCACGCAGCAATACAGCTAACCGGTTTCCTCCTAGGAACCATTGGCTTCTCCATTGGAATCGTGCTCGGCCATAATTCCCCTGGAGTGACCTATGGGTTACATCGGAGCCTCGGGATAGCTACTTTCACAGCAGCGGCGCTGCAAACACTGGCTTTGCTGTTCAGACCAAAGACGACCAATAAGTTCCGGAGGTACTGGAAGTCTTACCATCATTTTGTCGGGTACGCGTGTGTGGTGATGGGCGTGGTGAATGTGTTCCAAGGGTTTGAGGTTTTAAGGGAAGGAAGGTCGTACGCAAAGCTCGGTTACTGTCTATGTCTGTCGACGCTGGTTGGTGTCTGCGTGGCCATGGAAGTTAACTCGTGGGTTGTGTTTTGTCGAAAGGCTAAagaggagaagatgaagagagatgGTTTGACCGGTGTCGATAGATGCAGTGGGAGTCATAGTTAG
- a CDS encoding Tetratricopeptide repeat (TPR)-like superfamily protein (Tetratricopeptide repeat (TPR)-like superfamily protein; CONTAINS InterPro DOMAIN/s: Pentatricopeptide repeat (InterPro:IPR002885); BEST Arabidopsis thaliana protein match is: Pentatricopeptide repeat (PPR) superfamily protein (TAIR:AT1G18485.1); Has 40750 Blast hits to 12883 proteins in 192 species: Archae - 0; Bacteria - 0; Metazoa - 53; Fungi - 56; Plants - 40225; Viruses - 0; Other Eukaryotes - 416 (source: NCBI BLink).): MRITKPITLYRDLSYFHSLLKSCIHGEISSSPITIFRDLLRSSLTPNHFTMSIFLQATTTSFNSFKLQVEQVQTHLTKSGLDRFVYVKTSLLNLYLKKGCVTSAQMLFDEMPERDTVVWNALICGYSRNGYECDAWKLFIVMLQQGFSPSATTLVNLLPFCGQCGFVSQGRSVHGVAAKSGLELDSQVKNALISFYSKCAELGSAEVLFREMKDKSTVSWNTMIGAYSQSGLQEEAITVFKNMFEKNVEISPVTIINLLSAHVSHEPLHCLVVKCGMVNDISVVTSLVCAYSRCGCLVSAERLYASAKQDSIVGLTSIVSCYAEKGDMDIAVVYFSKTRQLCMKIDAVALVGILHGCKKSSHIDIGMSLHGYAIKSGLCTKTLVVNGLITMYSKFDDVETVLFLFEQLQETPLISWNSVISGCVQSGRASTAFEVFHQMMLTGGLLPDAITIASLLAGCSQLCCLNLGKELHGYTLRNNFENENFVCTALIDMYAKCGNEVQAESVFKSIKAPCTATWNSMISGYSLSGLQHRALSCYLEMREKGLKPDEITFLGVLSACNHGGFVDEGKICFRAMIKEFGISPTLQHYALMVGLLGRACLFTEALYLIWKMDIKPDSAVWGALLSACIIHRELEVGEYVARKMFMLDYKNGGLYVLMSNLYATEAMWDDVVRVRNMMKDNGYDGYLGVSQI; this comes from the coding sequence ATGCGCATTACCAAACCCATAACTCTATATAGAGACCTTTCTTACTTCCATTCTCTACTAAAATCTTGTATCCATGGtgaaatctcttcttctccaatcacTATCTTCCGTGACTTACTCCGTTCCTCTCTTACACCAAATCATTTCACTATGTCTATCTTTCTCCAAGCCACTACTACCTCTTTCAATTCCTTCAAGTTACAAGTCGAACAAGTCCAAACCCATCTCACAAAATCAGGTCTTGATCGGTTCGTATACGTGAAAACATCTCTTCTTAATCTCTACTTGAAGAAGGGTTGCGTAACGAGTGCACAAATgttgttcgatgaaatgcctgaGAGAGATACAGTTGTTTGGAATGCATTGATTTGTGGGTATTCACGAAATGGTTATGAGTGTGATGCGTGGAAGCTTTTTATCGTAATGCTTCAGCAAGGGTTTTCTCCATCTGCTACTACACTTGTGAATTTGTTACCTTTTTGTGGACAATGTGGTTTTGTATCTCAAGGGAGATCTGTTCATGGTGTTGCTGCAAAGTCTGGCCTTGAGTTGGATTCTCAGGTGAAGAATGCGTTGATTTCGTTTTACTCAAAGTGTGCAGAGTTGGGTTCAGCAGAAGTCTTGTTTAGAGAAATGAAAGATAAAAGCACAGTTTCTTGGAATACAATGATTGGTGCCTATAGCCAGAGTGGTTTACAGGAAGAAGCCATCACTGTTTTCAAGAATATGTTTGAGAAGAATGTGGAAATTAGTCCAGTCACTATCATCAATCTTCTTTCTGCTCATGTTAGTCACGAGCCACTACATTGTCTTGTTGTTAAATGTGGAATGGTGAATGATATATCTGTGGTTACTTCTTTGGTCTGTGCATATTCAAGGTGTGGGTGTTTGGTTTCAGCAGAGCGTCTTTATGCGTCTGCTAAACAAGATAGTATTGTCGGCTTAACTTCGATTGTTTCATGCTATGCGGAGAAAGGAGATATGGATATAGCAGTTgtgtatttttctaaaacgCGTCAGTTGTGTATGAAAATTGATGCTGTAGCTTTAGTTGGAATTCTCCATGGATGTAAAAAGTCTTCCCATATTGACATAGGAATGTCGTTACATGGTTATGCGATCAAAAGCGGATTGTGCACAAAAACACTGGTTGTGAATGGACTGATAACTATGTACTCTAAGTTTGATGATGTAGAGACTGtcctgtttttgtttgagCAACTGCAGGAGACTCCTTTAATTAGCTGGAACTCAGTGATATCCGGGTGTGTACAGTCTGGAAGGGCAAGTACAGCTTTTGAGGTGTTCCATCAGATGATGTTAACTGGTGGACTTTTGCCGGATGCCATTACGATAGCCAGTTTGCTTGCTGGCTGTTCCCAGCTTTGTTGCTTGAATTTGGGGAAGGAGCTTCATGGCTATACTCTTAGgaacaattttgaaaatgagaaCTTTGTTTGCACTGCTCTGATAGATATGTATGCCAAATGTGGAAACGAAGTACAAGCGGAAAGTGTGTTCAAGAGTATAAAAGCTCCGTGTACAGCAACATGGAACTCAATGATATCAGGATACAGCTTATCGGGGTTACAACATCGAGCTCTTTCTTGTTACTTGGAAATGCGAGAGAAGGGGTTGAAACCTGACGAGATCACCTTTTTGGGGGTTCTGTCTGCATGTAACCATGGAGGCTTTGTCGATGAAGGAAAAATATGTTTCAGAGCAATGATCAAAGAGTTTGGAATATCTCCAACTTTACAGCATTATGCACTTATGGTTGGCTTGTTGGGAAGAGCATGTTTATTTACTGAGGCATTGTATTTAATTTGGAAGATGGATATAAAGCCGGATTCTGCAGTATGGGGTGCTCTACTTAGCGCGTGCATTATTCACAGAGAGTTGGAGGTTGGGGAATATGTAGCTAGGAAAATGTTTATGCTGGATTACAAGAATGGAGGGCTGTATGTATTGATGTCAAACCTATATGCAACAGAAGCAATGTGGGACGACGTAGTTAGAGTCAGGAATATGATGAAAGATAATGGATACGATGGTTATTTGGGAGTTAgccaaatataa
- the ZAP1 gene encoding zinc-dependent activator protein-1 (zinc-dependent activator protein-1 (ZAP1); CONTAINS InterPro DOMAIN/s: DNA-binding WRKY (InterPro:IPR003657); BEST Arabidopsis thaliana protein match is: WRKY family transcription factor family protein (TAIR:AT4G26640.2); Has 5746 Blast hits to 3098 proteins in 197 species: Archae - 0; Bacteria - 0; Metazoa - 9; Fungi - 2; Plants - 5699; Viruses - 0; Other Eukaryotes - 36 (source: NCBI BLink).), whose amino-acid sequence MAEVGKVLASDMELDHSNETKAVDDVVATTDKAEVIPVAVTRTETVVESLESTDCKELEKLVPHTVASQSEVDVASPVSEKAPKVSESSGALSLQSGSEGNSPFIREKVMEDGYNWRKYGQKLVKGNEFVRSYYRCTHPNCKAKKQLERSAGGQVVDTVYFGEHDHPKPLAGAVPINQDKRSDVFTAVSKEKTSGSSVQTLRQTEPPKIHGGLHVSVIPPADDVKTDISQSSRITGDNTHKDYNSPTAKRRKKGGNIELSPVERSTNDSRIVVHTQTLFDIVNDGYRWRKYGQKSVKGSPYPRSYYRCSSPGCPVKKHVERSSHDTKLLITTYEGKHDHDMPPGRVVTHNNMLDSEVDDKEGDANKTPQSSTLQSITKDQHVEDHLRKKTKTNGFEKSLDQGPVLDEKLKEEIKERSDANKDHAANHAKPEAKSDDKTTVCQEKAVGTLESEEQKPKTEPAQS is encoded by the exons ATGGCTGAGGTGGGAAAAGTTCTGGCTAGTGATATGGAGTTAGACCATTCAAATGAGACTAAAGCAGTGGATGATGTTGTTGCCACTACTGATAAAGCGGAGGTCATACCAGTGGCTGTAACTAGAACTGAAACCGTTGTTGAAAGTTTGGAATCTACTGACTGTAAGGAGCTTGAAAAACTTGTTCCACATACGGTAGCTTCGCAGTCGGAAGTAGATGTTGCTTCCCCGGTATCCGAGAAAGCACCGAAGGTTTCTGAAAGTAGCGGTGCATTATCTTTGCAGTCTGGTTCGGAAGGGAATAGTCCTTTTATTCGTGAGAAGGTTATGGAAGACGGATACAACTGGCGGAAATATGGACAGAAACTTGTGAAAGGAAATGAGTTTGTAAGGAGCTATTACAGGTGCACTCACCCTAACTGCAAAGCGAAAAAACAGTTGGAACGGTCTGCGGGTGGACAAGTCGTGGATACCGTTTACTTTGGGGAACATGATCACCCAAAGCCTCTTGCTGGTGCTGTTCCTATCAATCAGGATAAGCGAAGTGATGTCTTCACAGCTGTTAGTAAAG AGAAAACATCTGGATCCAGTGTTCAGACACTTCGTCAAACCGAACCACCAAAGATCCATGGAGGATTACATGTTTCAGTTATTCCACCAGCTGATGATGTGAAAACTGATATTTCACAATCAAGTAGGATAACGGGGGACAACACTCACAAGGATTATAATAGTCCTACCGCAAAGCGAAG GAAGAAAGGAGGGAACATTGAGCTGAGTCCAGTGGAGAGGTCAACCAATGATTCACGCATTGTGGTTCACACTCAGACTCTGTTTGATATTGTGAATGATGGGTACCGATGGCGTAAATATGGTCAGAAATCAGTAAAAGGCAGCCCATATCCAAG GAGCTACTATAGATGTTCAAGCCCTGGATGCCCCGTCAAGAAACACGTAGAGAGGTCATCTCATGACACAAAGTTGCTTATAACAACTTACGAGGGAAAACACGACCACGATATGCCTCCAGGAAGAGTTGTTACTCATAATAACATGCTGGACTCGGAAGTTGATGATAAAGAAGGAGATGCCAACAAGACTCCACAGAGCTCAACTCTTCAATCCATTACAAAAGACCAGCATGTCGAAGATCacttaagaaagaaaacgaagacTAATGGCTTTGAGAAAAGTCTTGATCAAGGTCCAGTTTTGGATGAGAAGCTGAAGGaggaaataaaagagagatcaGATGCAAACAAAGATCACGCAGCCAATCACGCCAAGCCGGAAGCAAAGTCAGATGATAAAACCACTGTTTGTCAAGAGAAGGCAGTAGGAACCCTGGAGAGCGAGGAACAAAAACCCAAGACAGAGCCTGCCCAAAGCTAA